A part of Myxococcus landrumus genomic DNA contains:
- a CDS encoding NUDIX hydrolase, producing the protein MSHTYEYPRPALTVDCVVFGLDEEDLKVLLIQRGVEPFAGRWALPGGFVRMDESLDEAARRELEEESGIRPGHLEQLYTFGTPERDPRGRVVTVAYFALVKLSAHVLRAATDAREAAWFSVWDTPKLAFDHADILNTALQRLKGKVRYQPIGFELLPPKFTLTQLQRLYEIVLERELDKRNFRKKILAMDLLEELDEVEQDVAHRAARLYRFDHKKYRQLEKAGFNFEL; encoded by the coding sequence GTGAGCCACACCTACGAGTACCCGAGACCCGCGTTGACGGTGGACTGTGTCGTCTTCGGCCTGGACGAAGAGGACCTGAAGGTGTTGCTCATCCAGCGTGGCGTGGAGCCCTTCGCGGGACGCTGGGCCCTACCCGGTGGCTTCGTGCGGATGGACGAGTCCCTGGACGAGGCCGCGCGGCGTGAGCTGGAGGAGGAGTCCGGCATCCGCCCCGGGCACCTGGAGCAGCTCTACACCTTTGGCACGCCGGAGAGAGACCCTCGGGGGCGCGTCGTCACGGTGGCGTACTTCGCCCTGGTGAAGCTCAGCGCACACGTGCTGCGCGCGGCCACCGATGCGCGCGAGGCGGCGTGGTTCTCCGTCTGGGATACGCCCAAGCTGGCGTTCGACCACGCGGACATCCTCAACACCGCGCTGCAGCGCCTCAAGGGCAAGGTCCGCTACCAGCCCATCGGCTTCGAGCTCCTGCCGCCCAAGTTCACGCTCACCCAGCTTCAGCGCCTGTACGAAATCGTCCTGGAGCGCGAGCTCGACAAGCGCAACTTCCGCAAGAAAATCCTGGCGATGGACCTGCTGGAGGAGCTGGACGAGGTGGAGCAGGACGTCGCCCACCGCGCCGCCCGCCTGTACCGGTTCGACCACAAGAAGTACCGGCAGCTCGAGAAGGCCGGCTTCAACTTCGAGCTCTGA
- a CDS encoding protein phosphatase 2C domain-containing protein: MDTRTRLPFEVAAGSVVGREHARAGRNNQDAWCVRGSEHGMALALVVADGCGSQACSELGAQLGVRGVAKAALTRLAEDGRVDEAGFLPGLREDVLCLLSELRGELGRDTLGDFLFTVVGAVVTPSLTLVFSAGDGVWSLNGEVYTLGPYPNNAPPYLAYALLRGDDTSFITRALVPTQDVHALMLGTDGVVDLAKLAAASLPSSEETVGPLSRFWTEDRYFENPDALRRRLAMLNRESVRADFDARRLVRTPGLLPDDTTMVVLRRRAGRA, translated from the coding sequence ATGGATACACGAACTCGACTCCCATTCGAGGTCGCCGCGGGTTCGGTGGTCGGGCGGGAGCACGCCCGGGCGGGTCGCAACAACCAGGATGCGTGGTGCGTGCGGGGGAGCGAGCACGGCATGGCGTTGGCGTTGGTGGTGGCGGATGGCTGTGGAAGCCAGGCGTGCAGCGAGCTGGGCGCGCAACTGGGGGTGCGCGGGGTGGCGAAGGCGGCGCTGACGCGGTTGGCGGAAGACGGGCGTGTGGACGAAGCCGGGTTTCTTCCCGGGCTGAGAGAGGACGTGCTGTGTCTGCTGAGCGAGCTTCGGGGGGAGCTCGGCCGCGACACACTGGGGGACTTCCTCTTCACGGTGGTGGGCGCGGTGGTGACGCCCTCTCTCACGCTCGTCTTCTCCGCGGGGGATGGGGTGTGGTCCCTCAACGGGGAGGTGTACACGCTGGGGCCGTACCCCAACAACGCGCCGCCGTATCTCGCGTATGCGCTGCTGCGCGGTGACGACACGTCGTTCATCACGCGGGCCCTGGTGCCCACGCAGGACGTGCACGCGCTGATGCTGGGGACGGATGGTGTCGTGGACCTGGCGAAGCTGGCGGCGGCTTCGCTTCCCTCGAGCGAGGAGACGGTGGGCCCGCTGTCGCGGTTCTGGACGGAGGACCGCTACTTCGAGAACCCGGATGCGCTGAGGCGCAGGCTCGCGATGCTCAACCGCGAGTCGGTTCGCGCGGACTTCGATGCGCGGCGACTGGTGCGCACGCCGGGGTTGCTCCCGGACGACACGACGATGGTGGTGCTGCGCCGCAGGGCGGGGAGGGCGTGA
- a CDS encoding nicotinamidase produces the protein MKKQLKELPMPGFYRAQHAGMYGYGADAGKLQREAGAWKGAHGLTSATSDAFNLHLLLIDVQKDFCFPEGSLYVAGRSGRGAVEDSQRIAEFIYRNLGALTNVTATLDTHFAYQIFFPSFWVDQDDQPLTPYREVTREQIERGQARPHPAMAKWLCGGNYPWLLKQVKYYCEELERAGKYTLYLWPPHCLLGGDGHALAGVVQEARLFHSYVRGMQSWAEVKGGNPLTENYSVLRPEVLSRHDGQPLAQRNTQFLKTLLTADAVVIGGQAASHCVKSSIDDLLGEIVAQDAALARKVYLLTDCMSSVTVPDGKGGFVADFTPQADAALKRFADAGMHLVKSTDPLTTWPDLRIG, from the coding sequence ATGAAGAAGCAACTGAAGGAGCTGCCGATGCCCGGCTTCTACCGGGCGCAGCACGCGGGGATGTATGGGTATGGCGCGGACGCGGGGAAGCTCCAGCGCGAGGCGGGGGCGTGGAAGGGCGCGCATGGGCTCACCTCGGCCACGTCGGACGCGTTCAACCTGCACCTGCTGCTCATCGACGTGCAGAAGGACTTCTGCTTCCCGGAGGGCTCGCTCTACGTCGCAGGCCGCAGCGGACGCGGGGCCGTGGAGGACAGCCAGCGCATCGCGGAGTTCATCTACCGCAACCTGGGCGCGCTCACGAACGTGACGGCCACGCTGGACACGCACTTCGCCTACCAGATTTTCTTCCCGTCCTTCTGGGTGGACCAGGATGACCAGCCGCTCACGCCGTACCGCGAGGTGACGCGCGAGCAGATTGAGCGCGGACAGGCGAGGCCCCACCCCGCGATGGCGAAGTGGTTGTGCGGCGGGAACTACCCCTGGCTGCTCAAGCAGGTGAAGTACTACTGCGAGGAGCTGGAGCGCGCGGGCAAGTACACCCTGTACCTGTGGCCGCCGCACTGCCTCCTGGGCGGAGACGGACACGCGCTGGCGGGCGTGGTGCAGGAGGCGCGGCTGTTCCACTCCTACGTGCGCGGCATGCAGTCGTGGGCGGAGGTGAAGGGCGGCAACCCGCTGACGGAGAACTACTCCGTGCTGCGTCCAGAGGTGCTCAGCCGGCACGACGGACAGCCCCTGGCCCAGCGCAACACCCAGTTCCTCAAGACGCTGCTGACGGCGGACGCGGTGGTGATTGGCGGCCAGGCGGCCAGTCACTGCGTGAAGAGCTCCATCGACGACCTGCTGGGTGAAATCGTCGCGCAGGACGCGGCGCTGGCTCGCAAGGTGTATCTGCTGACGGACTGCATGTCGTCGGTGACGGTGCCGGACGGCAAGGGCGGCTTCGTGGCGGACTTCACGCCGCAGGCGGACGCGGCGCTCAAGCGCTTCGCGGACGCGGGCATGCACCTGGTGAAGTCCACGGACCCGCTGACGACCTGGCCGGACCTGCGCATCGGCTGA